One Lentibacillus cibarius DNA window includes the following coding sequences:
- a CDS encoding transcription repressor NadR, translating into MVDGNKVFGEDRRNLILSWLKQDSQPFSGKVLAEKTNVSRQAIVQDISLLKARGEPIIATSRGYVYYTDNKNPTAFTRVIAVCHQLEDTATELYTLVDHGVKIRNVMVEHPIYGDLTGSLMIKNRLDADAFLQKLHQTDATLLSKLTSGVHLHTIEADTQEQLEKACDALKTESILLE; encoded by the coding sequence GTGGTCGATGGGAATAAGGTATTTGGTGAAGATAGAAGAAATCTGATTCTATCATGGTTAAAGCAAGACAGTCAGCCTTTTTCCGGTAAAGTCCTCGCCGAAAAAACAAACGTAAGCCGCCAAGCCATTGTGCAGGATATTTCTTTACTGAAAGCGCGGGGAGAACCGATCATCGCAACGTCACGCGGCTATGTTTACTATACAGACAATAAGAATCCGACAGCATTTACAAGAGTCATTGCCGTCTGCCATCAGCTGGAAGATACCGCTACGGAGCTTTATACACTGGTAGACCATGGCGTTAAAATTCGGAATGTCATGGTGGAGCATCCCATTTATGGGGATCTGACCGGTTCACTAATGATAAAAAACCGGCTTGATGCCGATGCATTTCTGCAAAAGTTACACCAAACCGATGCCACGCTGCTTTCCAAACTTACTAGCGGTGTACACTTGCACACCATTGAGGCGGATACGCAAGAACAACTCGAAAAAGCGTGCGATGCTTTAAAAACGGAAAGTATTTTACTGGAGTAG
- a CDS encoding sodium:solute symporter family protein yields the protein MGTSMAVWGIGVYFTLALVVAILSRRGNRSNMAGFFLGGRSMNGILSALSYSATTFSAFMMVGLAGLTYQGGVGALGFEIVYFTGVSLVALFGPRFWLAGKKYGYVTPSEMIGGRYASKSAAITTSIVSCLFLIPYCAVQLAGVGYLLQGITGDVLPFTAGVVMATVMAILFSYTAGIRSVVWTDALQAVIMILTSTLVVLFVVQGLGGFGQFFTDLETNHPGALAVPGNGYFDFLTFLGLTLPWFFFSLSNPQVSQRLFMPASLKGLRQMLIGFLMFGFIYTFVSVLWGFSALQMFPDLQTADLATPRLLSSELVPPVLGVIVMVGIMAAAVSTIDSIMLTLSSMVSRDIYGNASKQPNDAKQLRVAKIIMPVIAVLAFVFAELQLNLIAVLSVAASSGLIVAVPAFFGTFFWKRGTAAGVVSSVSLGAALVLILELFGSKPLGLASGIWGLVVSSLIFIGVSLVTKAPVEKAEAFTNITKRAKEGNKRAVS from the coding sequence TTGGGTACAAGTATGGCAGTTTGGGGAATTGGCGTTTATTTTACCTTAGCATTGGTGGTTGCAATATTATCCAGACGTGGTAATCGATCGAATATGGCGGGTTTTTTCCTTGGTGGTCGCAGCATGAATGGAATCTTGTCAGCATTGAGTTATAGCGCGACAACGTTTAGTGCATTCATGATGGTTGGTTTGGCCGGGTTGACGTATCAAGGTGGTGTCGGGGCGCTTGGTTTTGAAATCGTCTATTTTACCGGGGTATCTTTGGTAGCCTTGTTTGGACCCCGATTTTGGCTGGCCGGAAAAAAATACGGATATGTGACCCCATCGGAAATGATTGGCGGGCGGTATGCGAGCAAATCAGCCGCCATTACCACGTCCATCGTCAGCTGTCTGTTTCTTATTCCGTATTGCGCGGTTCAGTTGGCTGGTGTGGGGTACTTATTGCAGGGAATCACCGGTGATGTGCTTCCATTTACGGCGGGTGTTGTGATGGCAACGGTGATGGCCATTTTGTTTTCTTATACAGCGGGCATCCGTTCTGTTGTCTGGACTGATGCACTGCAGGCGGTAATCATGATTCTTACGTCCACACTTGTCGTTTTATTTGTTGTGCAAGGGCTTGGCGGTTTTGGGCAATTCTTTACTGATCTCGAGACAAACCATCCGGGTGCATTGGCGGTTCCGGGTAACGGCTATTTCGATTTTCTAACGTTTCTTGGGCTGACGTTGCCATGGTTTTTCTTTAGTTTGTCCAATCCACAAGTGAGTCAGCGGTTGTTCATGCCCGCATCGTTAAAAGGCTTACGGCAGATGTTGATCGGCTTTCTCATGTTCGGATTCATTTATACGTTTGTATCAGTATTATGGGGATTTTCTGCGCTACAGATGTTCCCGGATTTACAAACGGCGGATTTGGCCACACCGAGACTCCTGTCATCTGAATTAGTCCCGCCGGTGCTCGGTGTAATTGTAATGGTCGGTATCATGGCTGCAGCGGTTTCGACCATCGATTCGATTATGCTGACCTTATCATCGATGGTTTCCCGTGATATTTATGGCAATGCAAGCAAACAGCCGAATGATGCGAAACAATTACGGGTGGCGAAAATCATCATGCCGGTGATTGCGGTGTTGGCGTTTGTGTTTGCCGAACTGCAACTTAATTTAATTGCTGTGCTGTCGGTTGCCGCGTCATCCGGATTGATCGTCGCTGTTCCTGCATTTTTCGGGACATTTTTCTGGAAACGCGGAACCGCTGCCGGTGTCGTCTCCAGTGTATCGCTTGGCGCAGCACTTGTTCTTATTCTGGAACTTTTCGGCAGCAAACCACTAGGGCTGGCTTCAGGTATCTGGGGGCTAGTTGTATCAAGTCTTATCTTTATAGGTGTCAGCCTTGTGACGAAAGCACCGGTGGAAAAAGCCGAGGCATTTACGAACATAACGAAGCGGGCAAAGGAAGGTAATAAACGGGCCGTTAGTTAA
- a CDS encoding PCYCGC motif-containing (lipo)protein produces the protein MIVLVSACSDKGDQDEQANEASTGDIRETTTSVDDLPTFLDAKSDDMKTLYTAVAKSQDLLESMPCYCGCGEFGHTSNYDCFINQNNDDGSLVWDDHATKCQACLDIAAESIVEFGKGKSIKDIRHMIDEKYQEGDYPEPTPTPEV, from the coding sequence ATGATCGTATTGGTAAGTGCGTGTTCAGATAAAGGAGATCAGGATGAGCAGGCGAATGAGGCAAGTACCGGAGATATCCGGGAAACAACCACTTCTGTCGATGACTTGCCAACATTTTTAGATGCGAAGTCCGATGATATGAAAACCCTGTATACAGCAGTGGCAAAAAGTCAGGATTTATTGGAATCCATGCCTTGTTACTGTGGTTGTGGGGAATTTGGCCACACGAGCAACTATGATTGCTTCATTAACCAAAATAATGATGACGGTTCGCTCGTTTGGGATGATCATGCGACGAAATGTCAGGCATGTCTGGATATAGCAGCGGAGTCGATTGTGGAATTCGGTAAAGGTAAATCCATCAAAGACATTCGCCATATGATCGATGAAAAATATCAGGAAGGCGACTATCCGGAACCAACACCGACGCCAGAAGTTTGA
- the lipA gene encoding lipoyl synthase — protein MAKNYQHIRKPEWLKTDLKTNKSYTGLKKLMREKRLNTVCEEARCPNIHECWSERQTATFMILGNVCTRGCRFCAVATGRPSELDWGEPERVAESVEMMGLKHAVITAVARDDLNDGGAAVFAETVRAIRRKNPGCTIEILPSDMKGDYESLYTLMNSKPDIFNHNIETVRRLTKRVRAIATYERSLKLLERVKEIAPNTPTKSSIMVGLGETKDEIIEAMDDLRAHNVDIMTIGQYLQPTKKHLNIERYYHPDEFEELKQIALEKGFSHCESGPLVRSSYHADEQVNAASKQNRIKYMKGIEEQEQEKVF, from the coding sequence ATGGCTAAAAACTACCAGCATATCCGAAAACCGGAGTGGTTAAAAACAGACTTGAAAACGAATAAGTCTTATACCGGTCTTAAAAAGTTAATGCGGGAGAAGCGGTTGAATACGGTTTGTGAGGAAGCTCGCTGCCCGAATATTCATGAGTGCTGGAGTGAACGCCAAACAGCAACATTCATGATTTTAGGCAATGTATGCACACGCGGATGCCGGTTTTGTGCAGTAGCAACCGGACGGCCAAGTGAACTGGATTGGGGAGAACCGGAACGAGTAGCTGAATCCGTCGAAATGATGGGGCTCAAGCACGCGGTTATCACAGCTGTTGCACGTGATGACTTAAATGATGGCGGTGCAGCTGTTTTTGCGGAAACCGTCCGGGCGATCCGACGCAAAAATCCAGGGTGTACGATTGAAATTTTGCCATCAGATATGAAAGGTGATTATGAAAGTCTTTATACGTTAATGAATAGCAAGCCGGATATATTTAACCATAACATTGAAACCGTTCGCAGACTGACGAAACGGGTGCGTGCAATTGCTACATATGAACGCTCTCTAAAGCTGCTGGAACGTGTCAAAGAAATCGCACCTAATACACCGACCAAATCAAGCATTATGGTTGGATTGGGCGAAACAAAAGACGAAATCATAGAAGCGATGGATGATTTACGCGCCCACAATGTAGATATCATGACGATTGGCCAGTACCTGCAGCCGACGAAAAAGCACTTGAATATTGAACGGTACTACCACCCTGATGAATTTGAAGAGCTAAAGCAAATTGCACTGGAGAAAGGGTTTAGCCATTGTGAATCCGGCCCGCTAGTAAGGTCATCTTACCATGCCGATGAACAGGTGAATGCTGCTTCCAAACAGAACCGGATCAAATACATGAAAGGCATTGAAGAACAGGAACAAGAAAAGGTCTTTTAA
- a CDS encoding lipoate--protein ligase family protein, translated as MHEEWYFLDSGYLDAAVNMALDETLLNWHKEGKIPPTLRFYGWSRPTLSVGQFQKTHKTIDFGAVRTYNCQFVRRLTGGSAVLHDNELTYSIVVSEDHPGIPASVTEAYYILSKGLVEGFNNLGITVDYAMPDKQTARDRSAVCFEKAAFYEMMVDGKKLSGNAQTRNKGVLLQHGSIPMDMDTEMLYDLFLFPNNAIKQRMRDAFHRKAITIDQLTNKTHTYDMMKDAFYAGFETGLDVTLQPFELSRQQWEEVYRLAETKYRTDDWNYYRLRKESVKHG; from the coding sequence TTGCATGAAGAATGGTACTTTCTGGATAGTGGCTATCTCGATGCAGCGGTAAATATGGCATTAGATGAGACACTCTTGAATTGGCATAAGGAAGGGAAAATCCCGCCAACTTTACGCTTTTACGGCTGGTCCAGACCGACGCTTTCAGTTGGACAGTTCCAAAAGACCCATAAGACAATTGATTTTGGCGCTGTGCGTACATATAATTGTCAGTTTGTCCGACGTTTAACTGGCGGCAGTGCAGTTTTGCACGATAATGAGCTAACTTATAGCATAGTTGTTTCAGAGGATCACCCAGGTATTCCTGCGTCTGTCACAGAAGCCTATTATATTTTGTCAAAGGGGCTCGTCGAAGGGTTTAATAATTTGGGTATTACGGTGGATTATGCGATGCCGGATAAACAAACAGCACGCGATCGTTCCGCTGTCTGTTTTGAAAAAGCTGCCTTTTACGAAATGATGGTTGATGGCAAGAAATTATCCGGAAATGCACAAACAAGAAATAAAGGGGTCCTCCTGCAGCACGGATCCATCCCCATGGACATGGATACCGAAATGCTTTATGACTTATTTCTTTTCCCTAATAATGCAATAAAGCAAAGAATGCGTGATGCTTTTCACAGAAAGGCGATCACCATTGATCAATTGACGAACAAAACGCACACATACGATATGATGAAAGATGCCTTTTATGCCGGGTTTGAAACAGGGCTGGATGTGACCTTGCAACCGTTTGAGCTGTCACGCCAGCAGTGGGAGGAAGTTTATCGTTTGGCCGAAACAAAATATCGTACAGATGATTGGAATTATTATCGATTGCGAAAGGAGTCTGTGAAACATGGCTAA